The following DNA comes from Cyprinus carpio isolate SPL01 chromosome A4, ASM1834038v1, whole genome shotgun sequence.
TGCAACTATTACTTTAGGTTTGGAGTTACATCATGGTACAAAACAGAACGGGACGACATGATTTAAAGCTTAACATGATTATTAATTATGCAAAACAGTTGGGACGCAGTCTCGTTCTCCTGGCACACTACACCACAGTGTTTGTATGCTTTGTATCTCGCTCTGTGAACTGTTTTTTGGAAGTGATCAAGTGGATTTCGGTGTTTGCCAGATACACGGTAGCGGTATTCGACTCTATTCATAGGAGCCTACACTGGTGGACCAGAAGCCACAGAAGGACGTCCATAGAGATGCTCTCCAGCAGCGAAACAGAGTCAGACTGATGAAGGACATAAAGTGCTTATGAACTCAAAGAGAATGTTCCCggaaaaaaattattcatggATCTTAAATGGATTTACAAGAACAATATCAATGCATCGGTACATGTAGAAGTTTGTAATGTTTCTGTACTACTTGAGTTGTATGTTGCAAGTCTtgagtttttgttcatttcaagGGGCTCGTTGTAAGCACTGAGGTCTAGAGGTTATGGAAGAGTCCACCACTGTTATAACCACACCAGACCGACTGGAGACTGAACACAACACCTGTTTCTCAGGTCTAAACCAGTATTCTACCGGAAGAAAacaatgaagaattttttttattacacatccATTTAATGTAGATTAATAGAAGAGCCAAATCATTACCATTAGCACATATGTATATTtaccaactttattttatttaatgtctgtGGTTGGagcaaatatacagtatgttgggTAAAAGAGTAAAATATATTCTGAAACAAGTGGGAATTTGTATCATCAGTAGCAGACGATACTCTAATCATCGTCATTTGTGTGGACCAATTCAGCTCCAACATATgatttattggacttcttttgcaTTTCAGGGTTTCTTAGAAGTGAGGAGTGCTACTTCAGCATCACTGATATAccattacagttttatttttattcagtattttatttttatattttcttttgtcatttcaggcaatgtttattcattttgagtgatatcgatgtttatttttatggttttagttaatgataataaccctgagtTTGGTACACTTCTATAGTGGTGAGTGGTGATTTTTGTATTCTCATTTGCTTCAGtagcaaaagaaagaaatcacaGTAGGGTTTTCCTTGATTTTccaaaagaggggaaaaaatagatTGATTAACAACACCCTCACAGctatttttgtattgatttattcattgCTCTCAAAGTATAGCATATAAAGTAGgctacaataaattaattaaaatataaaatataaagaaacattaatttacaatttttgtaaaaatggaAACATgtcatcacagactgtgaaaagggtccattgcaGTTTTCCTATGGCCAGATTGTGACTGTGTGCCAGTGCCCCCATTTCAGGAACACAAGCTTTTAATATTGTCTATATTATTACTTATCCAAAACATCATATCGACTGATTCTCTGTAATGGAAAACACTGTAGTACTGTCATGctcaacaaaatgcatttttaagacttaagttttacttagtttgaGATAAGAGTAATACACAGCGTTTTGGATCTCTGAATGTTATAATAGGCTCAATTTCTTGTGGAACTGTATCTCAAAGGCACATTTCATTCCTGTTATACTGTCTATGATCGGTGagcttttaaatggtaaaactattattactattaatgttgAATAATTTATAAACCCATGTAATATGGATGTGATATATAATTTGACAATCAAATGGTAACAaactgattgttttattttttcatgtgaaGAATGTGGAGGTtccaatgatttttggcattataCAACAAATTCTacagtacattatatataattttgccaCTATAATGTTtgcaactgcattttttttaattattaggaaGATTGCAAATATTGATACGTAATTAGGCCAATTGTAAAGGCTTTGTcatgtatgaaaaaaatatatctgctGAAGCTTGTTACCTTGGTATATGATGATGGCTCAGAATTGTGACATGGCTTCtaacatgtatttatatgaatatttatcagctgacaatttgaaaataaacttGCATACGAGAAATGCTGATGCAGTTGCATCTGTTCACAGGCCGTCACATGGGAACATTTGTCAGCATGTCCCCAAGCTCACATGCAATTACCAATGGCCATCCCAGCCATGGTCATCCTTAAGCCTCATTTACAGTGAGCTGGATTAGTCGCAGTTAATATCAATAAGATGGAGTTGGTGGGGCGTGTCTGATCCCAGGCCAGTACAAAATCCTCGTGAGGGTGCCCACCTCTTTCTTAGATCCCAGTGTCGTGTGTCTGTGAGAAGCGAAACACTCGCCTGCACAGCAGACCAGTTGGGATTTCTGACAGAGTAGCTCCAGTCTTGCTCGCCAAAACAATCAGTTCTCAGTTGAGTGATGGGGAATTCAACGAGCAGCACCGTGGACGACCTGCAGGCCGTTGAAATGCATCTGTGGTATAAGAAGTTCATGACTGAGTGTCCATCTGGTCAGCTCACGCTGCATGAGTTCAAACAGTTCTTCGGGCTCAGAGGCCTGGATCAAGAGGCCAATGCCTACATCGAGCAGATGTTCCGCACATTTGACATGAACAAGGTGAGTGAAAGTTCATTTTGAGTGGATAGTAACAGTTGCTAAGGATGCCTTTGAAAACATTCTGCTTTCAAAGACGGTTTCAGCATTGATGGAATATTTGATGTTTCAGGTTATAATATGCAGGTTTTGAGACTCATTGCATTCTGTTAAATCAGATTTTACATATATAcggtatacatatatatacagatttgatttatatactgttcaaaagtttgttgtcagtatgatttaaaaaaaataaatttatacttttatccaGTGAGGATGAAccaattgttacaaaagatttctatttaaaataaatgctgctgttttgaactttatattcaacaaagaatcttgaaaaaaaaattttgtaacaatttccatgaaaatattaagcggcacaactcttttcaacattgataataataaaaaatgctttttgagtaccaaatcagcatattagacagATTTCTAAGAGATCATTTGACCCGAACgactggactaatggctgctgactcttaaaaacatttaaaaaatcttatagaacccaaacttttgaatataaACGCATATTTGCCGATCACTGTACACACGTCAGCACACGTGAGTTCATTATTTATCAAATCAGATCCGAGCAAATCTCAGATCATTCTTACCGTGTTGTCTGGCTCTATATTTATAGGGCTATATTTGGCAGTTCATGTCAGCTTTTATTTACAGACTCGTGTTAATACAATGAATAATGAGCTTATCTATGAGATTAAGATTTACAGATTGTTGAACAGGTTTGAGATTGTATTATAGAAACCAATCCCATTCACGTGCAGTAACAACTGTTTAATTTCTCCACACCAAAACATGTTTTCATAATTGAGTCCCAATGGGATTTTCAAATGAGTTTTAAGCTTCATGATGTTATTGCTACTCATATCTCGATATGAGCATTTCATACAAGATTCCCAGCGTGTATTTCAAACGTTAATCTTAATTATCTTATTTAATGAGTATGTCATTACCTCTGTCTTAAAGTCAATATGCGTCATCAAACTCATACATACATATCTCCACATTGACAAACCTCAACGTTGCCATGACCTTCCTCCGTGACACTGCCCTAGACAGTTGGGATCTGTCATAAAACAGAGGTGACATTTGGAGGAAAGTGTGTTGACCTGAGGATTATGTCTGCGACTAGCGGCTGGTGTCCGTGTCTCAGACACAGACCTTAGAATTGGCAGTAATCCTACAGAGGGCACCTTCATCATCCCAGTCGTGATCCTCCACACCTCCATCACATAAACAAGAGACAAAGGACATCCAGCTGCTTTAGGATTCATTACGGTCTAATGTGGGAACACATCcctaatataaaacatattacaacttattaaaaataaaatccagatGTGGATGCCGATTGATAAATCATTTGTTCTAAGCCATAATGCAAACCAACCATATCAGACATAAAACGGTATATATGACATCAATCACAATGGTCTCCAGTGTTTAGAATGTATTATGTTTCTTAAACGAGTTTCTCTCTTTTGCAGGACGGTTACATAGACTTCATGGAGTATGTGGCTGCTCTCAGTCTTGTAATGAGAGGCAAGATGGAGCACAAACTGCGCTGGTATTTCAGACTTTATGATGTTGATGGCAATGGCTGCATTGACAGACACGAGCTCCTGAATATCATAAAGGTAGGAAAGATAATGTTAGTACAAACTGTACTAAATGGCTATGAAAAGATaacataaatcctttttttttttttttttttttttttttacattaggcCATCCGTGCCATCAATGGAAGTGAGTCACAGGAATCGAGTGCTGAGGAGTTTACAAACCGAGTGTTTGATAGGATCGACGTCAATGGAGATGGTGAGTGTAATCACAATCGGAATTGAAATAAGATTC
Coding sequences within:
- the LOC109072506 gene encoding guanylyl cyclase-activating protein 1-like gives rise to the protein MGNSTSSTVDDLQAVEMHLWYKKFMTECPSGQLTLHEFKQFFGLRGLDQEANAYIEQMFRTFDMNKDGYIDFMEYVAALSLVMRGKMEHKLRWYFRLYDVDGNGCIDRHELLNIIKAIRAINGSESQESSAEEFTNRVFDRIDVNGDGELSLEEFVAGARTDEEFMEVMMKSLDLSHIVAMIHNRRHSV